The Glycine soja cultivar W05 chromosome 8, ASM419377v2, whole genome shotgun sequence genome has a window encoding:
- the LOC114421394 gene encoding 2-carboxy-1,4-naphthoquinone phytyltransferase, chloroplastic-like isoform X1 — translation MAATCCSFTQSSSGFRKLHENIQLQSYFTRYQQRSTCSVENIFHRDYGGRFLQVEGWHQHQYLLCARGVELSPSANEEVGEETEEDISKETLIWRAIKLPIYSVAFVPLTVGSAAVYFQTGIFSARCYFVLLASSVLAITWLNLSNDVYDFDTGVDKNKKESVVNLAGSRKGTFIAAYLCLAIGFLGLTWTAVVERNIRSILFLVCAIICGYIYQCPPFRLSYQGLGEPLCFAAFGPFATCAFYLLHGSSSVMNHFPLSGTVLSASILVGFTTSLILFCSHFHQVEGDKEVGKMSPLVRLGTKKGAEVVKGAVFMLYALLVAFGLIKALPLTCIFLCALTLPMGNLVVRFVEDNYKNKNKIFMAKYFCVRLHALFGVALALGLVLARNTKFTSWPILS, via the exons ATGGCTGCCACGTGCTGTAGCTTCACTCAATCTTCTTCTGGTTTCAGGAAACTCCATGAGAACATTCAGCTGCAGAGCTACTTCACAAG GTACCAGCAAAGATCAACTTGCAGTGTTGAAAATATCTTCCATAGGGACTATGGAGGAAGGTTTTTACAAGTTGAAGGATGGCATCAACATCAGTATTTGTTATGTGCAAGAGGAGTTGAGTTGTCCCCTTCTGCCAATGAAGAAGTTGGAGAGGAGACTGAGGAGGATATCTCAAAGGAAACGTTGATTTGGAGAGCCATCAAGTTGCCAATTTACTCTGTTGCATTTGTTCCTCTCACT GTAGGCAGTGCAGCAGTTTATTTTCAGACAGGGATCTTCTCAGCTAGATGTTATTTTGTTCTCCTGGCTTCTTCAGTTCTTGCTATTACCTGGCTCAATTTAAG CAATGATGTTTATGATTTTGACActggagttgacaagaacaaAAAGGAATCAGTTGTAAACCTGGCAGGTAG CCGTAAAGGAACCTTCATTGCTGCCTACTTGTGCCTTGCTATTGGCTTCCTTGGGCTGACTTGGACTGCTGTTGTGGAAAGAAACATACGTTCAATATTGTTTCTTGTTTGTGCAATTATTTGTGGCTATATATATCAG TGTCCACCATTTCGGTTAAGCTACCAGGGGCTGGGAGAGCCCTTGTGCTTTGCAGCATTTGGGCCTTTTGCCACTTGTGCCTTTTATTTATTACATGGCAGTTCAAG TGTGATGAACCATTTCCCCTTAAGTGGAACGGTTCTTTCAGCATCAATTCTTGTTGGCTTCACAACATCTCTTATCTTGTTTTGCAGTCATTTCCATCAG GTGGAAGGAGACAAGGAGGTTGGGAAAATGTCACCTTTG GTTAGACTTGGCACTAAAAAAGGTGCAGAGGTAGTGAAAGGGGCAGTCTTTATGCTCTATGCTCTTTTGGTTGCTTTTGGTCTAATCAAGGCACTTCCTCTCACTTGTATA TTCCTTTGTGCATTGACCTTGCCGATGGGAAACCTGGTAGTTAGATTTGTCGAAGACAATTACAAG aacaaaaataagattttcatGGCTAAGTACTTCTGTGTGAGGCTTCATGCATTGTTTGGAGTTGCACTGGCTTTAGGACTAGTGCTGGCTAGAAATACAAAATTTACATCATGGCCAATATTGAGTTGA
- the LOC114421394 gene encoding 2-carboxy-1,4-naphthoquinone phytyltransferase, chloroplastic-like isoform X2, with the protein MAATCCSFTQSSSGFRKLHENIQLQSYFTRYQQRSTCSVENIFHRDYGGRFLQVEGWHQHQYLLCARGVELSPSANEEVGEETEEDISKETLIWRAIKLPIYSVAFVPLTVGSAAVYFQTGIFSARCYFVLLASSVLAITWLNLSNDVYDFDTGVDKNKKESVVNLAGTFIAAYLCLAIGFLGLTWTAVVERNIRSILFLVCAIICGYIYQCPPFRLSYQGLGEPLCFAAFGPFATCAFYLLHGSSSVMNHFPLSGTVLSASILVGFTTSLILFCSHFHQVEGDKEVGKMSPLVRLGTKKGAEVVKGAVFMLYALLVAFGLIKALPLTCIFLCALTLPMGNLVVRFVEDNYKNKNKIFMAKYFCVRLHALFGVALALGLVLARNTKFTSWPILS; encoded by the exons ATGGCTGCCACGTGCTGTAGCTTCACTCAATCTTCTTCTGGTTTCAGGAAACTCCATGAGAACATTCAGCTGCAGAGCTACTTCACAAG GTACCAGCAAAGATCAACTTGCAGTGTTGAAAATATCTTCCATAGGGACTATGGAGGAAGGTTTTTACAAGTTGAAGGATGGCATCAACATCAGTATTTGTTATGTGCAAGAGGAGTTGAGTTGTCCCCTTCTGCCAATGAAGAAGTTGGAGAGGAGACTGAGGAGGATATCTCAAAGGAAACGTTGATTTGGAGAGCCATCAAGTTGCCAATTTACTCTGTTGCATTTGTTCCTCTCACT GTAGGCAGTGCAGCAGTTTATTTTCAGACAGGGATCTTCTCAGCTAGATGTTATTTTGTTCTCCTGGCTTCTTCAGTTCTTGCTATTACCTGGCTCAATTTAAG CAATGATGTTTATGATTTTGACActggagttgacaagaacaaAAAGGAATCAGTTGTAAACCTGGCAG GAACCTTCATTGCTGCCTACTTGTGCCTTGCTATTGGCTTCCTTGGGCTGACTTGGACTGCTGTTGTGGAAAGAAACATACGTTCAATATTGTTTCTTGTTTGTGCAATTATTTGTGGCTATATATATCAG TGTCCACCATTTCGGTTAAGCTACCAGGGGCTGGGAGAGCCCTTGTGCTTTGCAGCATTTGGGCCTTTTGCCACTTGTGCCTTTTATTTATTACATGGCAGTTCAAG TGTGATGAACCATTTCCCCTTAAGTGGAACGGTTCTTTCAGCATCAATTCTTGTTGGCTTCACAACATCTCTTATCTTGTTTTGCAGTCATTTCCATCAG GTGGAAGGAGACAAGGAGGTTGGGAAAATGTCACCTTTG GTTAGACTTGGCACTAAAAAAGGTGCAGAGGTAGTGAAAGGGGCAGTCTTTATGCTCTATGCTCTTTTGGTTGCTTTTGGTCTAATCAAGGCACTTCCTCTCACTTGTATA TTCCTTTGTGCATTGACCTTGCCGATGGGAAACCTGGTAGTTAGATTTGTCGAAGACAATTACAAG aacaaaaataagattttcatGGCTAAGTACTTCTGTGTGAGGCTTCATGCATTGTTTGGAGTTGCACTGGCTTTAGGACTAGTGCTGGCTAGAAATACAAAATTTACATCATGGCCAATATTGAGTTGA